TCCAGTTCGGCCGTGATCGTCGTGCCGAGACGCACGGTGTCCGGCGGGTTGTCCAGTGCGATCTTGACGCGCCGCGTGCGCGTGGCCGCATCGGCCGACGGCGCGATTTCGCGCACCACGCCGCGCACGGTGACGGCAGGGTTGATCTGCAACGAGACGGTGAACCGGCTGCCGACCGCGATGGCCTCGGCCGTCTCGGGGATATCGACGACGGCGTCGCGCGCATCCGGCTGGGCGACGGTGACGATCGTCTCGCCGGGCGAGACCGTCTGGCCGACCTCCGCGCCCGTCGCGACGACGACCCCGTCGAATTCGGCGAGAATCTGCGTGTAGGAAAGCTGCTCCTCGGCCTTCACCAGCGCCGTACGCGCCCGGATGAGACCGGCATCGGCCGCCGCGCGCGACTGTTCGGCGCTCTCGACGGCCGCCTTGGCCGCGGCGTTCGACTGGAGCAACGTCTTCTGCCGCTCCTCCACCGCTATGGCGCTGGCAAGGGTCGCCTCGGCGCTGGAAAGCTCGGCGCGCGCCGAGCGCACCGCAAGCTCGAAGGCCGTGGCGTCGAGCACCGCGAGCACGTCGCCCTTCCTGACGAGATCGCCGACATGAACGCTGCGCGACACAAGACGGCCCGCGACGCGCGAGCCGAGCGCGGCCTGCACCTTGGCCTGCACCGTGCCGGCAAAGCGCGTGCCCGGCAGCGCGGTGGGCGTCACGACCATCGAGAGAACGGGACGCGGCGGCGCGACCGCCTCCTCTTCCTTCTTGCAGCCGGCAAGCGCCACGGCGGCGATGACAGCCACGGCGAGCGGAACGAAAATCCTCATTGGGCTGCTCCTTCGCTTGCGGCTACCGTCTGGCCGGGTCGCAGCAGCTTCGTGCCGTCTGCGACATAGGTTTCCCCTTCCTCAATGCCGCCGGACACCAGCGCCGCGCCCGTCTCGAAGGACAGCACCTCGACCGGGCGCAGGCTGACCGTGTTGTTCGCCTTGTCGACGATCCACAGCGCCGGCTTGCCCTCGATGCCGGAGAGCGCCTGCCACGGCACGACCGCGACCCGGCGCGGCGCGAGCGCCCCGACGCCGACCACGGAGGCGCCGAGCGTCATCTGCGGCGGCGTCTCATCCATGGCGATCTTCACACGAACGGTGCCGGTCTGCGCGTCGATGGTCGGCGAGACCTCGCGCACATGGCCCGTCGCGCGCACGCTCTCGTCGCTGAGCAGCGTGACGGTCACGCCATCCTTGGAGGGCTGGGCGAAGAACAGCGATTCATAGACATTGAAAACCGCGTCGCGCGGGCCGTTGTCGGCAATGGTGAACATGGTCTGCGCCGCCTGCGCGACCTGTCCCGTCTCGGCGAGCCGCGCGGTGACGATGCCATCGGCGGGCGCGCGCAGCTCCGTATAGGAGAGGACCTCCCGCGCCGTATCACGCTGGGCGACTGCCGCCTCACGGGCGCTTTCGGCCGTGCGCAGCGCGGTCTCCGCGTCGTCATAGTCGCGCTGCGTGCTGATGCCGTCGTTGAGAAGCGATTTCTGGCGGTCGAAATTGGTGCGGGCGAGCTTCAACTGCGCTTCCGCCGCGCGCACGCCGGCCTCCGCCGCCTCCACGTCCGCCTTCTGTTCCTCAGGGTCGAGCCGCGCGAGAACCTCGCCTTCCCTGACCGCGTCGCCCACATCGACGAACCAGCCCGTGATACGCCCGCCGACGCGGAAGGAAAGCTCCGTCTCCACCCGCGCAACGACCTCGCCCGTGATGGTGATCGACTGTTCGCGTTCCTCGAAATGCACCGGCGCGATACGCACCGGACGCGCCATGCCGTCGGCAAGGGCCGGCGCGGCGGCAGCGGACAGCAGGAGAGCCGCCAGCATCATTCTACCCGATCGGGTCATCGTCGTCTCCACTGTTGCAGAAACCCCATTTAATATGGGGCCTCATTATATTGCGAAGAGCAGACTGGCAAGCCTCCGTGCCATCTGGCGTTGCGCGTGCCACGGAGGAG
This DNA window, taken from Shinella zoogloeoides, encodes the following:
- a CDS encoding efflux RND transporter periplasmic adaptor subunit; translation: MRIFVPLAVAVIAAVALAGCKKEEEAVAPPRPVLSMVVTPTALPGTRFAGTVQAKVQAALGSRVAGRLVSRSVHVGDLVRKGDVLAVLDATAFELAVRSARAELSSAEATLASAIAVEERQKTLLQSNAAAKAAVESAEQSRAAADAGLIRARTALVKAEEQLSYTQILAEFDGVVVATGAEVGQTVSPGETIVTVAQPDARDAVVDIPETAEAIAVGSRFTVSLQINPAVTVRGVVREIAPSADAATRTRRVKIALDNPPDTVRLGTTITAELEGPDLTALMVPETAVLVKDGKPHVWLVDETKSEVRLAAVETGAAIGRYLPVTSGLKEGERIVTAGVHSLEEGQKIKMEDEASL
- a CDS encoding efflux RND transporter periplasmic adaptor subunit codes for the protein MTRSGRMMLAALLLSAAAAPALADGMARPVRIAPVHFEEREQSITITGEVVARVETELSFRVGGRITGWFVDVGDAVREGEVLARLDPEEQKADVEAAEAGVRAAEAQLKLARTNFDRQKSLLNDGISTQRDYDDAETALRTAESAREAAVAQRDTAREVLSYTELRAPADGIVTARLAETGQVAQAAQTMFTIADNGPRDAVFNVYESLFFAQPSKDGVTVTLLSDESVRATGHVREVSPTIDAQTGTVRVKIAMDETPPQMTLGASVVGVGALAPRRVAVVPWQALSGIEGKPALWIVDKANNTVSLRPVEVLSFETGAALVSGGIEEGETYVADGTKLLRPGQTVAASEGAAQ